In Bacillales bacterium, one genomic interval encodes:
- a CDS encoding extradiol ring-cleavage dioxygenase, with amino-acid sequence MNPFAFSCIMPHGGELVPELAGEDPQRMKVTRGAMERLGRMMEEGQPDTILVITPHGTGVDGRFAITDSERLVGVVEENGARYEMARTVDRVAAAEIVVEAKKANLPAASIHFGTSEGEGSVLPLDWGAIVPLRFMPDVPVVVVTPSKKTAPDELMRFGAVLRKTAEQATTKFGLIASCDWSHTHDESGPYGFSPQAKRVDEEVVRLVKANRLEAMRELDGDAVEEAKPDGLRQALVLAGAIPKGERRVDFLSYEVPTYFGMICAGFR; translated from the coding sequence GTGAATCCTTTTGCATTCAGCTGCATCATGCCGCACGGCGGGGAACTCGTTCCTGAACTGGCTGGAGAAGATCCGCAAAGAATGAAGGTGACGCGCGGCGCCATGGAGCGGCTCGGTCGGATGATGGAGGAGGGGCAACCCGATACGATCCTCGTTATTACGCCGCACGGAACGGGTGTCGACGGCCGGTTCGCGATCACCGACAGCGAACGGCTTGTCGGCGTTGTCGAGGAGAACGGCGCGCGCTATGAAATGGCGCGTACCGTCGATCGTGTGGCGGCGGCGGAGATCGTTGTTGAGGCGAAAAAGGCGAACTTGCCGGCGGCGTCCATCCATTTCGGCACGAGCGAAGGCGAGGGGTCGGTGCTGCCGCTGGACTGGGGAGCGATTGTGCCGCTGCGCTTCATGCCGGATGTGCCGGTGGTCGTCGTGACGCCGTCGAAGAAAACGGCGCCCGATGAGCTGATGCGATTCGGCGCGGTGCTGCGGAAGACGGCGGAGCAGGCGACGACGAAATTCGGCTTGATCGCGAGCTGCGACTGGTCGCATACGCACGATGAATCGGGGCCGTACGGGTTCAGTCCGCAAGCGAAGCGCGTGGACGAGGAAGTCGTGCGGCTCGTGAAGGCGAATCGGTTGGAAGCGATGAGGGAGCTGGACGGCGATGCGGTGGAGGAGGCGAAGCCGGACGGGTTGCGGCAGGCGCTCGTGCTTGCGGGGGCGATCCCG